A window of the Miscanthus floridulus cultivar M001 chromosome 14, ASM1932011v1, whole genome shotgun sequence genome harbors these coding sequences:
- the LOC136502968 gene encoding putative protein FAR1-RELATED SEQUENCE 10 — protein MVTPDKEKTYMHEPLLPEAMVPDDELRFNSSDEAKEFYYKYASKAGFDVRITKSHKTVIELNCNKQGHWDFYKPREDRVREKMSMRCGCMAFVKVKWNIKKGYWFFERIRLEHSHPLHPSPSLTQYMKAHKERDPTIMGIVDQMQRCDVPLTATVNVLSDIYGGRQNFTFTEMDLKNRIAAAAKAERENDIPKLLEF, from the exons ATGGTGACTCCAGATAAGGAGAAGACGTACATGCAT GAACCCTTGTTACCTGAAGCAATGGTGCCAGACGATGAGTTGCGTTTCAACAGTAGTGATGAAGCTAAGGAGTTTTACTACAAATATGCGAGCAAAGCAGGATTCGACGTTCGCATAACCAAGAGCCATAAAACTGTTATTGAGTTGAACTGTAATAAACAAGGGCACTGGGATTTCTACAAGCCTAGGGAGGACAGAGTCAGAGAGAAAATGTCAATGAGGTGTGGATGCATGGCATTTGTGAAGGTTAAATGGAACATTAAGAAGGGGTATTGGTTTTTTGAGAGGATACGGTTGGAACACTCTCACCCCCTGCATCCGTCGCCAAGCTTAACACAATACATGAAGGCGCACAAGGAGAGGGACCCAACGATCATGGGGATTGTTGATCAGATGCAGAGGTGTGATGTACCCCTCACTGCAACCGTTAATGTGTTGTCAGACATATATGGTGGTCGGCAAAACTTCACATTCACAGAGATGGACTTGAAAAATAG GATAGCTGCAGCTGCCAAGGCGGAGAGGGAAAACGATATTCCCAAGCTGCTAGA GTTTTGA